Proteins from a genomic interval of Diaphorobacter sp. HDW4A:
- the mnmH gene encoding tRNA 2-selenouridine(34) synthase MnmH — protein MSHFQPVRPADRHRFDAIIDARSPAEFALDHIPGAINCPVLDNEERAIVGTIYVQQGAFEARRVGGAMVAANLAKHLKEQFADRPERWKPLVYCWRGGMRSGSMVHWMRLVGWDAQQLAGGYKSFRRHVISQIEDIVPRLQLRVILGATGSAKTRVLQALTEQGAQVLDLEHCARHKGSMLGSLPGVEQPSQKNFETQIGTVLETLDLSRPLYVEGESARIGRLSVPLPLVTQMRAAPTIEIAATAEARLSYLLRDYAYLGDDVDALTGKLSVLTESLGKETVGRWQEWAREKSLSPLFAELMRMHYDPHYERSQSNHFSGWEQRRKIEASSLEETDIDRIAAQIIALEN, from the coding sequence ATGTCCCATTTCCAGCCCGTACGCCCCGCAGACCGCCACCGTTTCGACGCCATCATCGATGCGCGCTCGCCTGCGGAGTTCGCCCTCGATCATATTCCCGGTGCCATCAACTGCCCGGTGCTCGACAACGAGGAGCGCGCCATCGTCGGCACAATCTACGTGCAGCAAGGCGCGTTCGAGGCGCGTCGCGTGGGCGGCGCGATGGTGGCGGCCAATCTGGCAAAGCATCTGAAGGAACAGTTCGCCGACCGGCCCGAACGCTGGAAGCCGTTGGTCTACTGCTGGCGCGGCGGCATGCGCAGCGGCTCGATGGTGCACTGGATGCGCCTTGTCGGCTGGGACGCCCAGCAGCTCGCGGGCGGCTACAAGTCGTTCCGTCGGCATGTCATTTCGCAGATCGAGGACATCGTCCCCAGGCTGCAGTTGCGCGTGATTCTGGGAGCCACCGGCAGCGCCAAGACGCGCGTGCTGCAGGCACTCACCGAACAGGGTGCGCAGGTGCTCGATCTGGAGCACTGCGCGCGCCACAAGGGCTCGATGCTCGGCAGTCTGCCTGGCGTGGAGCAGCCTTCGCAGAAGAATTTCGAGACCCAGATCGGTACCGTGCTGGAGACGCTGGACCTTTCTCGCCCACTGTATGTGGAGGGCGAAAGCGCGCGTATCGGACGCCTCTCGGTGCCGCTGCCGTTGGTCACCCAGATGCGCGCCGCGCCCACCATCGAGATTGCCGCCACGGCCGAGGCACGCCTGTCCTACTTGCTGCGCGACTACGCGTATCTGGGTGATGACGTCGATGCACTCACCGGCAAACTCAGCGTGCTGACTGAATCACTCGGCAAGGAAACCGTGGGACGCTGGCAGGAATGGGCACGCGAGAAATCGCTCTCACCCCTGTTCGCCGAGCTTATGCGCATGCACTACGACCCCCACTACGAACGCTCGCAATCGAATCATTTCAGCGGCTGGGAGCAGCGCCGGAAGATCGAGGCCAGCTCGCTGGAAGAGACAGACATCGACCGCATCGCCGCGCAGATCATCGCGCTGGAAAACTGA
- the metG gene encoding methionine--tRNA ligase, which yields MTARKIFATTALPYANGNFHIGHIMEYIQADTWVRAQRMQGNLVNFVGADDAHGAPIMIAAEKAGKTPQQFVADIASGRKQYLDGFHIAFDNWSNTDSAENHELSKQIYLDLKKAGFIETRVIEQFFDPEKNMFLPDRFIKGECPRCHAKDQYGDNCEVCSSVYSPTDLINPYSALSGAKPVLKTSEHFFFKLSDPRAVEFLTEWTQDGVHVQPEVANKIKEWFGVRTNPDGTTSEGLDDWDISRDAPYFGIEIPDAPGKYFYVWLDAPVGYLASLKELLNKRGENYEAYMADPALEQYHFIGKDIITFHTLFWPAMLKFSGRKTPTKICVHGFMTVNNGEKMSKSRGTGLDPLKYLSLGMNPEWLRYYLGAKLNGKNEDIDFNPEDFMARVNADLIGKYVNIASRAAGFLVKRFEGKLGEMSEDGQALIAQLREQQGPIIAAYEARDTARVVREIMLLCDRVNSYVDANKPWELAKKEGMEARLQDVCTTCIEAFRILTVYLKPILPQVAAEVANFLIMPPEDFADIDKPLGKDHQIGEYKHLMTRVDPKQLEALFEAPAAPVVEAVLPGGEEIAPTITIDDFAKVDLRIAKIVECKAVEGSTKLLQLTLDVGEGRTRNVFSGVSSMYKPEQLQGKLTVMVANLAPRKMKFGVSEGMVLAASHADEKAHPGIYVLEPFPGATPGMRIH from the coding sequence ATGACTGCACGCAAGATTTTCGCCACCACCGCACTGCCGTATGCCAACGGCAACTTCCATATCGGCCACATCATGGAGTACATCCAGGCCGACACGTGGGTGCGTGCGCAACGAATGCAGGGCAATCTGGTGAACTTCGTCGGCGCGGATGACGCGCATGGTGCGCCGATCATGATCGCAGCCGAAAAGGCGGGCAAGACGCCGCAGCAGTTCGTGGCCGACATTGCCTCCGGACGCAAGCAGTACCTCGATGGCTTTCACATCGCCTTCGACAACTGGAGCAACACCGACAGCGCCGAGAACCACGAGCTGTCCAAGCAGATCTACCTCGACCTGAAGAAGGCCGGGTTCATCGAGACGCGCGTGATCGAGCAGTTCTTCGACCCTGAGAAGAACATGTTCCTGCCCGACCGTTTCATCAAGGGCGAGTGCCCCCGCTGCCACGCCAAGGACCAATATGGCGACAACTGCGAGGTGTGCAGCTCCGTCTACTCGCCCACCGACCTGATCAACCCCTACTCCGCGCTCTCGGGTGCGAAGCCGGTGCTCAAGACATCGGAGCATTTCTTCTTCAAGCTGTCGGATCCGCGCGCTGTGGAATTCCTCACCGAATGGACGCAGGACGGCGTGCATGTACAGCCCGAGGTGGCCAACAAGATCAAGGAATGGTTCGGCGTACGCACCAATCCCGATGGCACGACCAGCGAAGGTCTGGACGACTGGGACATCAGCCGCGATGCGCCTTACTTCGGCATCGAGATTCCCGACGCACCGGGCAAGTATTTCTATGTGTGGCTCGACGCACCTGTGGGCTATCTCGCGTCGCTCAAGGAGCTGCTCAACAAGCGCGGCGAGAACTACGAGGCCTACATGGCCGATCCAGCGCTCGAGCAGTACCACTTCATCGGCAAGGACATCATCACCTTCCACACGCTGTTCTGGCCCGCGATGCTGAAGTTCAGCGGCCGCAAGACGCCGACCAAGATCTGCGTGCACGGCTTCATGACCGTGAACAACGGCGAGAAGATGAGCAAGAGCCGCGGTACGGGCCTCGATCCGCTCAAGTACCTGAGCCTCGGCATGAACCCCGAATGGCTGCGCTACTACCTGGGCGCCAAGCTCAACGGAAAGAACGAAGACATCGACTTCAATCCCGAAGACTTCATGGCCCGCGTGAACGCCGATCTGATCGGCAAGTACGTGAACATCGCCTCGCGCGCGGCGGGTTTCCTCGTCAAGCGTTTCGAAGGCAAGCTCGGCGAGATGAGCGAAGACGGCCAGGCGCTGATCGCCCAACTGCGCGAGCAGCAAGGCCCGATCATCGCGGCCTACGAGGCCCGCGACACCGCCCGCGTGGTGCGCGAAATCATGCTGCTGTGCGACCGCGTGAACAGCTACGTGGACGCCAACAAGCCATGGGAGCTGGCCAAGAAGGAAGGCATGGAAGCCCGCCTGCAGGACGTCTGCACGACCTGCATCGAAGCCTTCCGCATCCTGACCGTCTACCTCAAGCCCATCCTGCCGCAGGTGGCCGCCGAGGTCGCAAACTTCCTCATCATGCCGCCCGAGGACTTTGCCGACATCGACAAGCCGCTCGGCAAGGACCACCAGATCGGCGAGTACAAGCACCTGATGACGCGCGTGGATCCCAAGCAGCTCGAAGCACTGTTCGAAGCACCTGCCGCCCCCGTGGTCGAAGCCGTACTGCCCGGTGGCGAAGAGATCGCCCCCACGATCACCATCGATGATTTCGCCAAGGTCGATCTGCGCATCGCCAAGATCGTCGAATGCAAGGCCGTCGAAGGCTCGACCAAGCTGCTGCAACTGACGCTCGACGTGGGCGAAGGCCGCACTCGCAATGTGTTCAGCGGCGTGAGCAGCATGTACAAGCCAGAGCAGCTGCAAGGCAAGCTCACCGTGATGGTGGCCAACCTCGCGCCGCGCAAGATGAAGTTTGGCGTGAGCGAAGGCATGGTGCTCGCCGCCAGCCATGCCGACGAGAAGGCACACCCCGGCATCTACGTGCTTGAGCCCTTCCCCGGCGCAACACCGGGCATGCGCATTCACTGA
- a CDS encoding patatin-like phospholipase family protein, giving the protein MQTAHSPLTGLVLSGGGARAAYQVGVLEAIADLRIACGLPRQNSPFQIFCGTSAGAINAAALASATDHFDDAVRHVASIWRHFHAEQVYRADSLSVIRSGAHWLTLLSLGWTVARWRKVRPHALLNNQPLAELLKQLVHLDRIPELIRDGHLSALAVTGSSYTTGEHITFYQSRDARAPWVRSQRKAVRTDITISHLLASSAIPFIFPARPVTVDGQPHYLGDGSMRQTAPIAPAIHLGAERILVVGAGRMKEPETQLPPGAEPSYPSLAQIGGHALSSIFLDALSVDVERAERINQTLSLIPAEARARSPLRPLNLLVLSPSQRIDEIAARHICDLPITIRTLLGAVGVKEPTPGQPGAGGAALASYLLFEPGFTGELMALGRADVAAKRAEICAFFGWTLPQPAH; this is encoded by the coding sequence ATGCAAACAGCGCACTCGCCTCTCACCGGACTGGTACTTTCGGGCGGCGGCGCGCGCGCGGCCTACCAGGTGGGCGTGCTCGAGGCGATTGCCGACCTGCGCATCGCCTGCGGTCTGCCGCGCCAGAACAGCCCGTTCCAGATCTTCTGCGGCACCTCGGCCGGGGCCATCAACGCGGCGGCCCTGGCCAGCGCGACCGACCATTTCGACGACGCGGTGCGCCATGTCGCCAGCATATGGCGGCACTTTCACGCAGAGCAGGTCTACCGCGCCGACTCGTTGAGCGTGATCCGCAGCGGCGCGCACTGGCTCACGCTGCTCTCGCTTGGCTGGACCGTGGCGCGCTGGCGCAAGGTGCGCCCGCATGCGCTGCTCAACAACCAGCCGCTGGCCGAACTGCTCAAGCAATTGGTGCACCTCGACCGCATCCCCGAGCTGATCCGTGACGGCCACTTAAGCGCCCTGGCCGTCACCGGGTCGAGCTACACCACCGGCGAACACATCACCTTCTACCAGTCACGCGACGCCCGCGCGCCTTGGGTGCGCTCGCAACGCAAGGCCGTGCGCACTGACATCACCATCAGCCACCTGCTCGCCTCCTCGGCGATTCCATTCATCTTCCCGGCCCGCCCGGTTACCGTGGACGGTCAGCCCCACTACCTCGGCGACGGCTCCATGCGCCAGACCGCTCCGATCGCACCCGCCATCCATCTGGGTGCAGAACGCATCCTCGTCGTTGGCGCAGGCCGCATGAAAGAGCCCGAAACCCAACTGCCACCGGGCGCAGAACCGAGCTACCCCTCGCTCGCCCAGATCGGTGGACATGCGCTGTCCAGCATTTTTCTCGACGCCCTCTCGGTCGACGTCGAACGCGCCGAACGCATCAACCAGACCCTCTCACTCATCCCTGCCGAAGCCCGAGCCCGCAGCCCCCTGCGCCCCCTGAACCTGCTCGTGCTCTCGCCCAGCCAACGCATCGATGAAATCGCCGCACGCCATATCTGCGACCTTCCCATCACCATTCGCACACTGCTGGGCGCTGTCGGCGTGAAGGAACCCACGCCAGGTCAACCCGGCGCAGGCGGTGCTGCCCTCGCAAGCTACCTTCTGTTTGAGCCCGGTTTCACAGGCGAACTCATGGCACTCGGACGCGCTGACGTAGCAGCAAAACGCGCGGAAATTTGTGCGTTCTTCGGATGGACACTGCCTCAGCCGGCCCATTGA
- the apbC gene encoding iron-sulfur cluster carrier protein ApbC, with product MTITEQGLMEALAQVRDPYTGKDYVSTRALRNVSISGGDVAFDVEIGYPAKSLVSELRQQLVTVAKALPGVENVSVNIVSKIIAHAVQRGVQMLPGVKNIIAVASGKGGVGKSTTAVNLALALAAEGANVGLLDADIYGPSQPLMTSTSGKPESLDGKLMEPKRSMGLQINSIGFLVDEEQAMIWRGPMASQALEQLIMQTRWQDLDYLVVDMPPGTGDIQLTMSQKVPLTGAVIVTTPQDIALLDAKKGINMFQKVNVPILGLVENMAVHVCTNCGHVEHIFGEDGGKKMAEKMGMDYLGALPLAMSIREQADSGKPTVVADPDGEVAQLYKSIARSVAVKIAQQAKDFSSKFPTITVSKNT from the coding sequence ATGACCATTACTGAACAGGGTCTCATGGAGGCTCTCGCCCAAGTCCGCGACCCCTATACCGGTAAGGATTATGTGAGCACGCGCGCGCTGCGCAATGTCTCGATCAGCGGCGGCGATGTCGCCTTCGACGTGGAAATCGGCTATCCCGCCAAGAGCCTGGTGTCCGAGCTGCGCCAGCAACTGGTGACGGTCGCCAAGGCGCTGCCGGGCGTGGAGAACGTCTCGGTCAACATCGTCAGCAAGATCATTGCGCATGCGGTTCAGCGCGGCGTGCAGATGCTGCCCGGTGTGAAGAACATCATCGCGGTGGCGTCCGGCAAGGGCGGCGTGGGCAAGAGCACCACGGCCGTGAATCTGGCGCTGGCACTGGCGGCCGAGGGCGCGAATGTCGGTCTGCTCGACGCCGATATCTATGGCCCGAGCCAGCCGCTGATGACCAGCACCTCGGGCAAGCCCGAGAGCCTGGACGGCAAGCTCATGGAGCCTAAGCGCAGCATGGGCCTGCAGATCAACTCCATCGGTTTTCTGGTGGATGAAGAGCAGGCCATGATCTGGCGCGGCCCGATGGCCAGCCAGGCGCTCGAGCAACTCATCATGCAGACGCGCTGGCAGGATCTGGACTACTTGGTCGTCGACATGCCACCGGGCACCGGCGACATCCAGCTGACCATGTCGCAGAAGGTGCCGCTGACCGGCGCCGTGATCGTGACCACGCCCCAGGACATCGCGTTGCTCGATGCCAAGAAGGGCATCAACATGTTCCAGAAGGTCAATGTGCCGATTCTGGGACTGGTGGAAAACATGGCCGTGCACGTCTGCACGAACTGCGGCCATGTGGAACACATCTTCGGCGAGGATGGCGGCAAGAAGATGGCCGAGAAGATGGGCATGGACTACCTTGGCGCGTTGCCGCTGGCCATGAGCATCCGCGAGCAGGCCGACAGCGGCAAGCCCACGGTGGTGGCCGATCCGGATGGCGAAGTGGCGCAGCTCTACAAGTCCATCGCGCGCTCGGTGGCGGTGAAGATCGCGCAGCAGGCCAAGGACTTCTCGTCCAAGTTCCCGACCATCACGGTGAGCAAGAACACCTGA
- a CDS encoding bile acid:sodium symporter family protein, with protein MQAIARLSQFVGKTFALWTLLFAILAFCFPAQFKWIGPYVVPLLGIIMFGMGLTLSKEDFREVLRRPRDVTIGVIGQFVIMPGLAWALSKTLNLPPEVAVGVILVGCCPGGTASNVMTFLARGDVALSVAITSVTTLLAPIVTPALIYLLASQWIEVSAAAMFWSIVQVVVLPIALGVICQTFLRDKVKAAVDVLPLVSVVAIVAIVAAVVSGNQQRIASSGLMIFAVVVLHNGLGYLLGYGLAKLFGMSVPKRKTLAIEVGMQNSGLGVALATAHFSPLAAVPSAIFSVWHNISGPIIATIFQRFDNNTR; from the coding sequence ATGCAGGCTATCGCTCGCCTGAGCCAATTCGTTGGCAAAACGTTCGCTCTCTGGACGTTGCTTTTCGCCATTCTGGCCTTCTGTTTCCCCGCACAATTCAAATGGATCGGACCCTATGTGGTGCCGCTTCTGGGCATCATCATGTTCGGCATGGGCCTGACGCTGTCCAAGGAAGATTTCCGCGAAGTGCTGCGCCGTCCGCGCGATGTGACCATCGGCGTGATCGGCCAGTTCGTCATCATGCCGGGGCTTGCCTGGGCGCTGTCCAAGACCCTGAACCTGCCGCCCGAAGTGGCCGTAGGCGTGATCCTCGTGGGCTGCTGCCCCGGCGGCACGGCCTCTAACGTGATGACCTTTCTGGCACGCGGCGACGTCGCGCTGTCAGTCGCCATCACTTCCGTCACCACCCTGCTCGCACCTATCGTGACACCCGCGCTGATCTATCTGCTGGCCAGCCAGTGGATCGAGGTGAGCGCGGCCGCCATGTTCTGGTCCATCGTTCAGGTGGTGGTGTTGCCGATTGCGCTGGGCGTGATCTGCCAGACCTTTCTGCGCGACAAGGTCAAGGCCGCCGTCGACGTGCTGCCGCTCGTGTCAGTGGTCGCCATCGTCGCCATCGTGGCCGCCGTCGTGTCGGGCAACCAGCAGCGCATCGCCTCCAGTGGTCTGATGATCTTTGCCGTCGTGGTGCTGCACAACGGTCTCGGCTATCTGCTCGGCTACGGCCTCGCCAAGCTGTTCGGCATGAGCGTGCCCAAGCGAAAGACGCTGGCCATCGAGGTCGGCATGCAGAACTCAGGCCTCGGCGTGGCGCTGGCCACCGCCCACTTCTCGCCGCTGGCTGCCGTGCCAAGCGCGATCTTCAGCGTGTGGCACAACATCTCCGGCCCCATCATCGCCACGATTTTTCAGCGCTTCGACAACAACACGCGTTGA
- a CDS encoding FdhF/YdeP family oxidoreductase, with amino-acid sequence MSEQKIEFYKGPAGGWGALNSVKNALLRQDIPLKGAKTLLSANQPDGFDCPGCAWPDRHHASTFEFCENGVKAVAAEATARRAGPALFARHTVSELARQSDFWLEDQGRLTHPMVFDAASDKYLPIMWDDAFAIIARHLNALPDPNQAIFYTSGRASNEAAFLYQLFVREFGTNNFPDCSNMCHEPSGSAMRPQIGVGKGTVELVDFERADAIFIFGQNPGTNHPRMLGELREAHKRGARIVSFNPLRERGLERFADPQDKLEMATFGSTPISTHYFQLRVGGDLAAVEGMMKHVLEQEDASGDVLDRVFIAEHTSGFEALAHSLRDESWQLLEEESGLSEAQMRSAADIYIGAKSVIACWGMGITQHVHSVATIQMIVDLLMLRGNLGRPGAGACPVRGHSNVQGDRTMGIWEKPPAALLDKLKAVYGFEPPRENGVDTVEAIAAMRDGDAKVFFALGGNFAAATPDTYETWKALQRCDLTVHVTTKLNRSHVVHGKEALILPCLGRTEIDMQAGGVQGVTVEDSMSMVHISMGINPPASGHLLSEPAIVARLAHATLGERSRVNWLQLVGNYALIRDEIEKVFPDFARFNERVAVPGGFRLRNTASERVWTTANGKASFVAHAVPRDTPSHRARERVRDQVVFTLLTTRSHDQYNTTIYGMDDRYRGVFGQRRVVFIHADDIRALGMNDGDWINIRTVWDDGQERRADGFKLVAYDIPRGNLAAYYPETNPLVPLSAVAANAGTPTSKSIPVVLEPGRASV; translated from the coding sequence ATGAGCGAGCAGAAGATCGAGTTCTACAAGGGCCCGGCCGGTGGTTGGGGTGCGCTCAACAGCGTGAAGAATGCGCTGCTGCGGCAGGACATTCCGCTCAAGGGCGCGAAGACGCTGCTCTCGGCCAACCAGCCCGACGGCTTTGACTGCCCGGGCTGCGCGTGGCCGGATCGCCACCACGCATCCACTTTTGAATTCTGCGAAAACGGCGTCAAGGCGGTGGCCGCCGAGGCCACCGCGCGCCGCGCGGGCCCCGCGCTGTTTGCGCGGCACACGGTCAGCGAACTGGCCCGTCAGAGCGATTTCTGGCTTGAAGACCAAGGGCGGCTCACGCACCCGATGGTGTTCGATGCGGCGAGCGACAAGTACCTGCCGATCATGTGGGACGACGCGTTCGCGATCATCGCGCGGCATCTGAACGCGCTGCCCGATCCGAATCAGGCAATCTTCTACACCTCGGGCCGGGCGAGCAACGAGGCCGCGTTTCTCTACCAGCTGTTCGTGCGCGAGTTCGGCACCAACAATTTTCCCGACTGCTCCAACATGTGCCACGAGCCGAGCGGCAGTGCCATGCGTCCGCAGATCGGCGTGGGCAAGGGCACGGTGGAGCTGGTCGATTTCGAGCGCGCCGACGCGATCTTCATCTTCGGCCAGAACCCCGGCACCAACCATCCGCGCATGCTCGGCGAGCTGCGCGAGGCGCACAAGCGCGGTGCGCGCATCGTGAGCTTCAACCCCTTGCGCGAGCGCGGGCTGGAGCGCTTTGCTGATCCGCAGGACAAGCTGGAGATGGCGACCTTCGGATCCACTCCCATCAGCACGCATTACTTCCAACTGCGTGTGGGTGGCGATCTCGCGGCCGTCGAGGGCATGATGAAGCATGTGCTGGAGCAGGAAGACGCGAGCGGCGACGTGCTCGACCGCGTTTTCATCGCCGAGCACACGAGCGGTTTCGAGGCGCTTGCGCACAGCCTGCGCGATGAATCGTGGCAGCTGCTCGAAGAAGAGTCCGGCCTCAGCGAGGCGCAGATGCGTAGCGCGGCCGACATCTACATCGGCGCCAAGAGCGTGATCGCCTGCTGGGGCATGGGCATCACGCAGCACGTGCATTCGGTGGCGACGATCCAGATGATCGTGGACCTGCTGATGCTGCGCGGCAACCTTGGCCGCCCCGGCGCGGGCGCATGCCCCGTGCGCGGGCACAGCAATGTGCAGGGCGACCGCACCATGGGCATCTGGGAAAAACCGCCCGCTGCGCTGCTCGACAAACTGAAAGCGGTCTACGGCTTCGAACCGCCGCGCGAAAACGGTGTGGACACGGTCGAGGCCATCGCCGCCATGCGCGATGGCGACGCCAAGGTGTTCTTTGCGCTCGGCGGCAACTTCGCTGCGGCCACGCCCGACACGTATGAAACCTGGAAGGCCTTGCAGCGTTGTGATCTCACCGTTCACGTGACCACCAAGCTCAACCGCAGCCACGTGGTGCATGGCAAGGAAGCGCTGATCCTGCCGTGCCTCGGTCGCACCGAGATCGACATGCAGGCCGGTGGCGTGCAGGGCGTGACGGTGGAAGACTCGATGAGCATGGTGCACATCTCCATGGGCATCAACCCCCCCGCGTCGGGGCATCTGCTGTCCGAGCCCGCCATCGTCGCGCGGCTCGCGCATGCGACGCTTGGCGAACGCAGCCGCGTGAACTGGCTGCAGCTCGTGGGCAATTACGCGCTGATCCGCGACGAGATCGAAAAGGTGTTCCCCGACTTCGCCCGCTTCAACGAGCGCGTGGCCGTGCCCGGCGGCTTTCGCCTACGCAACACGGCGAGCGAGCGGGTGTGGACCACGGCGAACGGCAAGGCGTCGTTCGTGGCGCACGCGGTGCCGCGTGATACGCCCTCGCACCGCGCGCGCGAGCGGGTGCGTGACCAGGTCGTATTCACGCTGCTCACCACGCGCTCGCACGACCAGTACAACACCACCATCTACGGCATGGACGACCGCTATCGTGGCGTGTTCGGCCAGCGCCGCGTGGTCTTCATCCATGCCGACGACATCCGCGCGCTGGGCATGAATGATGGCGACTGGATCAATATCCGCACCGTCTGGGATGATGGTCAGGAGCGCCGCGCCGACGGCTTCAAGCTGGTGGCCTATGACATTCCGCGCGGCAATCTCGCGGCGTATTACCCCGAGACCAATCCGCTGGTCCCGCTGTCGGCCGTGGCTGCGAATGCGGGCACGCCGACCTCCAAGTCCATCCCCGTGGTGCTGGAGCCGGGCAGGGCGTCTGTGTGA
- a CDS encoding restriction endonuclease has protein sequence MKLKMAKNSLFAILLRSPWWISFVIAIAIVAACSALLPKEIWPFAALGAVPIFIIGCMAAWRQLKAPSGAKVEAIRAEAAAMSWKQFSTALEAAWKNEGQNVQHIADRVVDLRLEKSGTITLVSARRWKAATHGVESLKELDDAVTRLKAQYGVYVVLQGSLSDTARAYATEHGLLLLEGDALAAMLLKSKPRNT, from the coding sequence GTGAAGTTGAAGATGGCCAAGAACTCCCTGTTCGCAATCCTGTTGCGTTCACCGTGGTGGATCAGTTTCGTGATCGCCATCGCCATCGTGGCGGCCTGCAGCGCCCTGCTGCCCAAGGAAATCTGGCCATTTGCGGCGCTGGGTGCCGTGCCCATCTTCATCATCGGGTGCATGGCCGCGTGGCGCCAGCTCAAGGCACCGAGCGGTGCCAAGGTCGAGGCCATCCGCGCCGAAGCCGCCGCCATGTCGTGGAAGCAATTCTCCACAGCCCTTGAAGCCGCCTGGAAAAACGAGGGCCAGAACGTACAGCATATAGCCGACCGTGTCGTCGATCTGAGACTTGAAAAATCCGGCACCATCACCTTGGTCAGCGCCCGCCGCTGGAAGGCCGCGACACACGGCGTTGAGTCGCTCAAGGAACTGGACGACGCCGTCACGCGACTCAAGGCACAGTACGGCGTCTACGTCGTGCTGCAAGGCAGCCTCAGCGACACGGCGCGCGCCTACGCCACGGAGCACGGCCTGCTGCTGCTCGAAGGCGACGCGCTCGCCGCCATGCTGCTCAAATCAAAACCACGCAACACCTGA